The Nitrospira sp. genome includes a region encoding these proteins:
- a CDS encoding alpha/beta fold hydrolase: MLAQINDISLAFNDRGTGLPLVFLHAFPLNRSMWESQERALSSQFRVITVDLRGHGESDAPLWHYSLDQAADDVRNLLDHLSIRHVVFIGLSMGGYIALAFYRKYAERVRGLVLADTRPQADTADGKRARFEMAQMAYKQGACAIADTMIPKLLSPTTIQTRPGLVQRVRTMIEGNQVSGIAGDLMAMAERPDSISLLQQIICPTQVIVGELDVPTPPSDARLMAERIPNARLTIIPGAGHLSNLEQPELFNETIRSFGSTLTRSTVG, translated from the coding sequence ATGCTCGCTCAGATCAATGACATCTCTCTCGCCTTCAATGATCGGGGGACCGGACTTCCCCTTGTCTTCCTCCATGCCTTTCCACTCAACCGCAGCATGTGGGAGTCCCAGGAGAGAGCCCTTTCATCACAGTTTCGAGTGATTACGGTTGACCTACGAGGACATGGCGAATCCGATGCACCGCTTTGGCACTATTCTCTGGATCAAGCAGCTGATGACGTCCGTAACCTACTGGACCACCTATCGATCCGGCATGTGGTGTTCATCGGGCTGTCGATGGGAGGCTATATCGCCTTGGCGTTCTATCGAAAGTATGCCGAGCGTGTGAGAGGGTTGGTCTTAGCTGACACAAGGCCCCAGGCAGATACAGCGGATGGGAAACGGGCACGATTTGAGATGGCTCAGATGGCCTACAAACAGGGGGCATGCGCGATTGCCGACACGATGATCCCGAAATTATTGAGCCCTACAACGATCCAGACGAGGCCGGGCCTGGTTCAACGAGTACGCACAATGATCGAAGGCAACCAAGTCAGCGGCATTGCCGGAGATCTCATGGCCATGGCAGAGCGACCTGATTCCATCTCGCTCCTCCAACAGATCATCTGTCCCACTCAAGTCATCGTCGGTGAACTGGACGTCCCGACCCCGCCTTCCGACGCCCGGCTCATGGCGGAGAGAATTCCCAATGCCCGTCTGACCATCATTCCAGGAGCGGGCCATCTCTCAAATCTGGAACAGCCGGAGCTGTTTAACGAAACAATCCGTTCCTTCGGGTCGACTCTGACACGATCAACGGTGGGTTGA
- a CDS encoding adenylosuccinate synthase — translation MGNLVIIGAQWGDEGKGKIVDILARDTDIVVRYQGGSNAGHTVINERGTYIFHLIPSGILYRGITCVIGNGVVVDPGSLIEEMDQLQAKGITIGKNFAISQRAHLILPYHKAIDRASEQSKGSRKIGTTGRGIGPSYADKMARIGILMGDLLNPTLFKRKLEENLVEMNWFLERLYKVDTFQVDKVFDQYMSYADRLRNHIVDTTMLLNRAIEKNKTVLFEGAQGTHLDVDFGTYPYVTSSSAAAGGACTGTGVGPTMIDAVMGIAKAYTTRVGSGPFPTELTDEVGRGLQERGKEFGSTTGRARRCGWFDAVVVRHATAVNGLTSLALTKLDVLDGCKELKLCTGYRHGGIIYKTMPADLDVLTNSEPVYQRMKGWSTATTGTTSYKQLPAEAKRYLTRIEELVECRIDMISTGSKRAETIMLRNPLDCSRRRPKRLKK, via the coding sequence ATGGGAAATCTCGTCATTATCGGTGCGCAGTGGGGCGACGAAGGCAAGGGGAAGATCGTCGATATCTTAGCCCGTGATACCGACATCGTGGTGCGCTACCAAGGTGGGTCCAATGCCGGGCATACCGTCATCAATGAACGGGGGACCTACATCTTCCATCTCATTCCCTCGGGAATCTTGTACCGAGGAATCACCTGTGTCATCGGTAACGGGGTCGTGGTCGATCCCGGTTCCTTGATCGAGGAGATGGATCAGCTTCAGGCCAAGGGCATCACGATCGGCAAGAACTTCGCCATCAGCCAGCGAGCGCACTTGATCCTTCCCTATCATAAAGCTATCGACCGTGCGTCTGAACAGTCGAAGGGGTCCAGAAAGATCGGCACGACCGGGCGAGGAATCGGACCGTCCTATGCCGACAAAATGGCACGGATCGGCATCCTCATGGGGGATCTGCTGAATCCAACGTTGTTCAAGAGAAAACTCGAAGAAAATCTGGTCGAGATGAACTGGTTCTTGGAACGACTCTACAAAGTCGACACCTTTCAGGTCGACAAAGTCTTCGATCAATACATGAGCTATGCCGATCGACTCAGGAACCATATCGTTGACACTACCATGTTGCTGAATCGGGCCATTGAGAAGAACAAGACGGTCTTGTTTGAGGGAGCGCAGGGGACGCATTTGGACGTGGACTTCGGCACCTATCCCTACGTGACCTCATCGAGTGCAGCGGCCGGGGGAGCCTGTACCGGGACCGGTGTCGGGCCGACGATGATCGACGCCGTGATGGGCATTGCGAAGGCCTACACCACCAGGGTTGGGAGCGGACCGTTTCCGACCGAACTGACGGATGAGGTCGGACGAGGGCTCCAGGAACGAGGGAAGGAGTTCGGCTCAACCACGGGACGTGCCAGGCGCTGCGGCTGGTTTGACGCGGTGGTGGTTCGCCATGCGACGGCGGTGAATGGGTTGACCTCGCTGGCGCTGACCAAGCTCGATGTGCTGGATGGCTGCAAGGAGTTGAAACTGTGCACGGGCTATCGACATGGCGGCATCATCTACAAGACCATGCCGGCCGATTTGGATGTGTTGACCAACAGCGAGCCCGTCTATCAACGGATGAAGGGGTGGAGTACGGCAACGACGGGAACGACGAGCTATAAGCAGCTCCCTGCCGAAGCGAAACGCTATTTGACACGTATCGAAGAGCTGGTGGAGTGCCGCATCGACATGATTTCGACCGGATCAAAGCGTGCGGAAACCATTATGTTGCGAAATCCGCTGGATTGCTCCCGCCGACGCCCCAAACGCCTCAAAAAATAG
- a CDS encoding PilZ domain-containing protein, with product MRRGEGKISAHATALSERRKFVRAELVGSALVSPKSGRRACTAVLDNVNRIGAGFHTKERFPSNERVTVSFAFLDSDRVEQQEKLDGMVAWVRPWEKKGFLIGVVWDELVTKEKHRWLYYYLEETLKASV from the coding sequence ATGAGGCGAGGAGAAGGAAAAATATCGGCCCATGCCACCGCGCTGAGTGAGCGACGGAAATTCGTCCGAGCCGAGTTGGTCGGGTCTGCCTTGGTATCGCCGAAGAGCGGCAGGCGGGCTTGTACGGCGGTCTTAGATAATGTGAACAGGATTGGGGCGGGGTTTCACACGAAAGAACGGTTTCCTTCGAATGAAAGAGTCACCGTCTCGTTTGCCTTCCTGGATTCTGATCGAGTCGAACAGCAGGAAAAACTCGATGGAATGGTCGCCTGGGTGAGGCCATGGGAAAAGAAGGGATTCCTCATCGGCGTCGTGTGGGATGAATTGGTGACAAAAGAAAAGCACCGCTGGCTGTACTACTACCTGGAGGAAACCCTCAAAGCTTCCGTCTGA
- a CDS encoding replication-associated recombination protein A, with the protein MTRSHEQAPDLFTAPRHDPAIDAPLAERMRPRDFADFVGQDEIVSPDRPLRKAIETDQLSSVIFWGPPGSGKTTLAHLIARYTKGQFVSFSAVTGGVPELRTIMKAAEQRRLINAQRTILFVDEIHRFNKAQQDAFLPHVERGTIILVGATTENPSFEVISPLLSRSILVVLKSLSDEALGLILDRALNDSEGGVGQLKACVSSQARQRLVAFGNGDARAMLTALEFVVRQAPIGPDGTRAIDVGMLESGLNAKALRYDKSGEEHYNTISAYIKSLRDSDADGALYWLARMLEAGEDPTFIARRMVIFASEDIGNADPLALGVAVSVAQAVQLVGLPEAQINLAHGTTYLASRPKDNASYIGLLEARKDAQAHGNLGVPFHLRNAVTSVMKDLGYGTEYRYVHDDPRARTEQTHLPQVLKDRRYYRPKPSL; encoded by the coding sequence ATGACCCGATCTCATGAACAGGCCCCAGATCTATTCACCGCGCCGCGGCATGACCCCGCCATTGATGCTCCGCTTGCAGAGCGGATGCGGCCACGTGATTTCGCCGATTTCGTCGGTCAGGATGAGATCGTCAGTCCCGATCGTCCTTTGCGGAAGGCCATTGAAACAGACCAGCTTTCTTCCGTCATCTTCTGGGGACCACCAGGATCGGGGAAGACGACGCTCGCTCATCTGATTGCCCGATATACAAAGGGACAGTTTGTATCCTTTTCGGCCGTGACCGGCGGGGTGCCTGAGTTGCGCACGATCATGAAGGCAGCAGAGCAACGCCGGTTGATCAACGCTCAACGGACCATCCTATTCGTGGATGAGATTCACCGGTTTAATAAGGCACAACAAGATGCGTTCCTTCCCCATGTCGAACGAGGCACCATCATTCTGGTCGGGGCGACCACGGAAAATCCCTCGTTCGAAGTCATCAGCCCCTTGTTGTCACGCTCAATTTTAGTGGTGCTGAAATCTCTGAGCGACGAGGCTCTGGGGCTCATCCTGGATCGGGCGCTGAACGATTCGGAGGGAGGGGTAGGACAACTAAAGGCCTGTGTGTCATCACAAGCCCGTCAGCGCTTGGTCGCGTTTGGCAATGGCGATGCGAGGGCGATGCTGACGGCGTTGGAATTTGTCGTAAGGCAGGCGCCGATAGGACCGGATGGCACACGTGCCATCGATGTGGGGATGCTGGAATCCGGATTGAATGCAAAGGCTCTGCGATACGACAAGTCCGGTGAAGAGCACTACAATACCATCTCGGCCTATATCAAAAGTCTTCGCGATTCCGATGCAGATGGGGCACTCTACTGGTTGGCGCGGATGTTGGAGGCCGGAGAGGATCCCACGTTTATTGCCCGTCGGATGGTGATCTTTGCATCGGAAGATATCGGCAATGCCGACCCGCTCGCGCTTGGCGTGGCTGTCTCGGTGGCACAGGCCGTCCAGCTTGTCGGGCTTCCGGAGGCACAGATCAATCTGGCGCATGGGACGACGTACCTCGCCTCGCGGCCAAAGGACAATGCGTCCTATATAGGGCTTCTGGAAGCCAGAAAGGATGCACAAGCCCATGGAAACTTAGGAGTTCCTTTCCACCTCCGGAATGCAGTGACCTCCGTGATGAAGGACTTGGGGTATGGAACAGAGTACCGCTATGTTCATGATGATCCCAGAGCACGAACAGAGCAAACCCACCTCCCACAGGTACTTAAGGACCGTCGGTACTACCGCCCAAAGCCGTCCCTATAG
- the nuoF gene encoding NADH-quinone oxidoreductase subunit NuoF: MPTLTEPRLVQQIEGAPWEIEGYLKVGGYEAWKRCVKGLNAAKVIEELKKSGLRGRGGAGFPTGIKWDKVLNHRVKERYFVCNAGEHEPGTFKDRHLLKTLPHQLIEGCLIASFTVQAKASFIYVNHEYHEEQQNLKKALAQAKERGLLGKNVLGSGVDIELEIFDGHGSYVAGEETAMLESMQGRPAMPRQKPPFYPTDFGLYGKPTLVNNVETLCNIPRILHKGAGWFTEIGTEKCPGTMMFSLSGAVNRPGVYEMPMGVTIRDLVERCGGGVPNGRKIKAVFPGGPAFSMVTADQLDLPMDFDSLKKAGTGLGSAGVIVVDDATCMVAKTLHFSNFFKNESCGQCPPCRMGTNNLAILMTKIESGQGTQKDLESMLQLCGFVKGTGYCTLVTGASVLVQSSLKLFRHEYEDHIRLQRCPYQETPAGTVTHS, from the coding sequence ATGCCTACGCTTACAGAACCTCGCCTTGTTCAACAGATAGAGGGAGCTCCTTGGGAAATTGAGGGGTATCTCAAAGTCGGTGGTTACGAAGCCTGGAAGCGGTGTGTCAAGGGATTGAACGCGGCGAAAGTGATTGAGGAGCTGAAGAAATCAGGGCTTCGTGGACGGGGTGGCGCAGGATTTCCGACAGGGATCAAGTGGGACAAAGTCCTTAATCACCGAGTGAAAGAACGCTATTTCGTGTGCAATGCCGGCGAGCACGAGCCGGGCACATTTAAGGACCGTCATTTGTTGAAAACGTTGCCGCACCAATTGATCGAAGGCTGTCTGATTGCCTCCTTCACTGTGCAAGCGAAAGCTTCCTTTATCTACGTGAACCATGAGTATCATGAAGAGCAGCAAAATCTAAAGAAGGCCTTGGCCCAGGCGAAGGAACGAGGATTACTTGGAAAGAATGTCCTGGGGAGTGGAGTTGATATTGAATTGGAGATCTTTGACGGCCATGGGAGTTACGTAGCCGGCGAAGAAACGGCGATGTTGGAATCGATGCAGGGCCGTCCTGCGATGCCGCGACAGAAGCCTCCGTTTTATCCGACCGACTTCGGCCTCTATGGCAAACCGACCCTCGTCAATAACGTTGAGACCTTGTGCAATATTCCCAGGATTCTCCATAAAGGTGCTGGGTGGTTCACCGAGATAGGGACGGAGAAGTGTCCTGGTACGATGATGTTTTCGCTGAGCGGCGCGGTCAATCGGCCTGGGGTGTACGAGATGCCGATGGGAGTGACGATCCGCGATCTGGTTGAACGATGTGGCGGTGGTGTGCCCAATGGCCGCAAAATCAAGGCCGTATTTCCCGGTGGCCCGGCGTTTTCGATGGTGACGGCGGATCAGCTCGATTTGCCAATGGATTTCGACTCCTTGAAAAAAGCCGGCACAGGGTTGGGCTCGGCCGGTGTGATTGTTGTCGACGATGCGACCTGTATGGTGGCCAAGACGCTGCATTTTTCAAATTTTTTCAAGAACGAGAGCTGCGGGCAGTGTCCTCCATGTCGTATGGGGACGAATAATCTTGCCATCCTGATGACAAAAATTGAATCGGGGCAGGGCACGCAAAAAGATTTGGAGAGCATGCTGCAGCTTTGTGGCTTCGTCAAAGGCACTGGGTACTGCACCCTCGTCACTGGCGCGTCGGTTTTGGTGCAAAGCAGTTTGAAGCTGTTCCGTCACGAATACGAAGACCATATTCGGCTGCAGCGGTGTCCCTATCAGGAAACACCGGCAGGGACTGTCACCCACTCCTAG
- the erpA gene encoding iron-sulfur cluster insertion protein ErpA yields MVNITPVAEQKIKELMAEEKDVVGLRVYVRGGGCHGYQYGMAFESKMAEDDTIIEKGEVKLIMDSQSAPLLQGAEVDYVDSVQGSGFSIKNPQAKTTCGCGSSFSA; encoded by the coding sequence ATGGTTAACATTACGCCGGTGGCGGAACAGAAGATCAAGGAATTGATGGCCGAGGAAAAAGACGTGGTCGGATTGCGGGTGTACGTACGTGGCGGCGGATGCCATGGCTATCAATATGGGATGGCCTTTGAATCCAAGATGGCCGAGGACGATACCATCATCGAAAAGGGTGAGGTGAAACTCATCATGGATTCACAGAGTGCTCCCTTGCTGCAGGGTGCGGAAGTGGACTACGTCGACAGTGTGCAGGGCTCGGGTTTCTCGATCAAGAACCCCCAGGCCAAAACGACGTGTGGCTGCGGCAGCTCCTTTAGCGCGTAA
- a CDS encoding urate hydroxylase PuuD: protein MTGIGAGEADWGQMILRWVHFLAGITWIGLLYFFNLINASFLKSLDGPTKNIVIPKLMPAALNWFRHGATVTVLAGVLLYGHMYHKGGTGAVALAIGGLLGIIMMGNVHGIIWPNQKKIIAAVTAAAQGTPAPPEMAQWGRTALLASRVNFLLSIPMLFFMGAGSHFR, encoded by the coding sequence ATGACCGGCATTGGCGCGGGCGAGGCAGACTGGGGCCAGATGATCCTTCGCTGGGTACATTTCCTAGCCGGGATCACGTGGATTGGGCTGTTATATTTCTTCAATTTGATCAATGCCTCGTTCTTGAAAAGCCTGGATGGGCCGACCAAGAACATCGTGATTCCGAAGCTGATGCCGGCCGCACTCAATTGGTTCCGGCATGGGGCCACCGTGACGGTGCTGGCCGGTGTGTTGTTGTATGGCCACATGTATCATAAAGGTGGCACAGGAGCGGTGGCCTTGGCTATCGGCGGATTGCTCGGCATCATCATGATGGGTAATGTTCATGGCATCATCTGGCCGAACCAGAAGAAGATTATTGCGGCTGTCACTGCAGCGGCGCAGGGAACCCCGGCGCCGCCCGAGATGGCGCAGTGGGGGAGGACTGCCTTGCTCGCTTCCCGCGTAAACTTTTTACTCTCGATTCCCATGCTGTTCTTCATGGGGGCCGGTAGCCATTTCAGATAA
- a CDS encoding 6-carboxytetrahydropterin synthase codes for MSQTYVTRRYRFCAAHRLHTDLLSPEENWAAFGKCNNSNGHGHNYVVLVTICAGTAESMSNLDSLDHLVTDTIIGRFDHQDLNSDPAFSALTTTGENLVTVIWDILNPLLPAGRLHKVGVIETRDNYFEYTGAI; via the coding sequence ATGTCACAGACATATGTGACCAGACGCTATCGCTTTTGCGCCGCCCATCGGCTCCACACGGATCTCCTCTCACCTGAAGAAAACTGGGCTGCCTTCGGCAAATGTAATAATTCGAATGGTCATGGGCATAACTATGTGGTCCTGGTGACGATTTGTGCCGGAACGGCAGAGAGTATGAGCAACCTGGATTCTCTTGACCACCTCGTCACCGACACGATCATCGGGCGTTTTGATCATCAGGATCTGAACAGTGACCCGGCGTTCTCTGCATTGACCACGACGGGAGAGAATCTTGTCACAGTGATCTGGGACATTCTCAACCCGCTGCTGCCTGCCGGTCGTCTGCATAAGGTCGGGGTCATTGAGACCAGAGACAACTATTTTGAATATACGGGGGCTATATAA
- a CDS encoding helix-turn-helix domain-containing protein: MLLTIKDIAARLKVKDKTLYAWAAQGRIPTLKINGVIRFEPEAIDRWLQDCQMLTERSSLSAKRRRLQSARDVDHLIERARRAVYTHRGETRPIASPFREEEANGSL, from the coding sequence ATGCTTCTGACTATCAAAGACATCGCCGCACGGCTGAAGGTGAAGGACAAGACCCTTTACGCCTGGGCCGCTCAAGGGAGAATTCCCACCCTCAAGATCAATGGAGTCATCCGATTCGAGCCGGAGGCCATTGACCGATGGCTTCAGGATTGTCAGATGCTCACCGAACGATCCTCTCTCTCCGCCAAGCGCAGGCGCTTACAGTCGGCCAGAGACGTAGATCACCTCATTGAGCGAGCCAGGCGTGCGGTTTATACTCACCGCGGGGAAACCAGACCAATAGCGAGCCCATTCAGAGAGGAGGAAGCGAATGGGTCTCTGTAA
- a CDS encoding tyrosine-type recombinase/integrase produces MGLCKRGKVWWMDFMFHGRRVRRSTETSDKRLAAAILAKVTTQVVEGTFFDHREEDDHTFRDMMERYLAECSKMKAPKSCVRDGTSLKHLVPVLGEKLLSEITPKSLVAYRTQRRTEGAAPATINKELQLVRHAFNLAMREWEWCRENPMHRVSLEQVRNEVDRWLSADEEDRLLAASSPWLQEIIRFALNTGMRQGEILNLQWQDVDFTRGTLIVMKSKNGTRRTIPLNTTVYDLLAAKQGATGASSGLVFKTPLGNTLQVRFLVREFCEARDRAGILDFRFHDMRHTFATRLVQRGIDLYKVQRLLGHKTSTMTQRYAHHCPESLRDGVNVLEHRPPIDTNLSQSGRSMKAGSSKSLI; encoded by the coding sequence ATGGGTCTCTGTAAACGAGGAAAAGTGTGGTGGATGGATTTCATGTTTCATGGCAGACGCGTTCGACGGTCCACGGAGACCTCGGACAAAAGGCTGGCTGCAGCAATTCTCGCGAAGGTGACAACACAAGTCGTCGAAGGAACGTTCTTCGACCATCGTGAAGAGGACGACCATACGTTCCGGGACATGATGGAACGCTACCTCGCCGAATGTTCGAAGATGAAGGCTCCGAAAAGCTGCGTGCGTGATGGTACGTCTCTCAAGCACCTTGTGCCAGTGCTCGGGGAAAAGCTTCTATCCGAGATTACGCCTAAGAGTCTCGTCGCCTATAGAACTCAACGGCGTACAGAAGGCGCTGCACCTGCCACGATCAATAAGGAGCTGCAATTGGTGCGGCACGCCTTCAATCTGGCCATGCGGGAGTGGGAATGGTGCCGGGAGAACCCTATGCACCGTGTGTCCCTTGAGCAGGTGCGGAACGAAGTGGATCGTTGGCTGAGTGCCGACGAAGAGGACCGTCTCCTTGCCGCTTCGTCGCCTTGGCTTCAAGAAATTATTCGCTTTGCGCTCAACACCGGGATGAGGCAAGGAGAGATCCTCAATCTGCAATGGCAGGATGTGGATTTCACGCGTGGAACACTCATCGTGATGAAAAGTAAGAACGGCACACGCCGCACGATCCCATTGAACACCACCGTGTACGACCTGCTGGCAGCCAAACAAGGTGCAACGGGCGCATCATCAGGTCTAGTGTTCAAGACTCCTTTGGGCAATACACTGCAAGTCCGTTTCCTGGTGCGGGAGTTTTGTGAAGCACGGGATCGGGCAGGGATTCTCGATTTCCGCTTTCACGACATGCGGCACACGTTCGCGACTCGGCTCGTGCAACGCGGGATCGATCTCTACAAGGTCCAGCGTCTGCTCGGTCACAAGACCAGCACGATGACGCAGCGCTATGCGCATCATTGCCCTGAAAGCTTGCGTGATGGGGTCAATGTGCTGGAACACCGGCCGCCGATTGACACAAATTTGTCACAATCGGGCAGGTCGATGAAGGCGGGATCTTCTAAATCATTGATTTAG
- the folE gene encoding GTP cyclohydrolase I FolE, whose translation MLLALGEKPSRNGLLKTPERVAKALAFMTQGYQRDIDHLLNGALFPIEYDEMVIVKDIDFFSMCEHHLLPFFGRVHVGYLPNKKVVGLSKIPRIVDMFARRLQVQERLTVQIAETLSTKLNAHGVGVVIEARHLCMMMRGVEKQNTVAVTSSMLGAFRSQSQTREEFLKLIRRGSVGDPE comes from the coding sequence ATGCTCCTCGCCCTCGGTGAAAAGCCCAGTCGGAATGGGCTCCTCAAGACCCCAGAGCGAGTGGCCAAGGCCCTGGCCTTTATGACGCAGGGGTATCAGCGTGATATCGACCATCTCTTAAACGGTGCGCTCTTTCCGATCGAATATGACGAAATGGTCATCGTCAAAGACATCGATTTTTTCAGTATGTGCGAACACCATCTGCTACCGTTTTTTGGCCGAGTCCATGTCGGCTACCTGCCCAACAAGAAGGTGGTCGGCCTCAGCAAGATTCCGAGGATTGTCGATATGTTCGCCAGGCGTCTGCAAGTTCAAGAACGGTTGACCGTGCAGATCGCTGAAACGTTGAGCACGAAGCTGAACGCTCATGGTGTCGGCGTCGTCATCGAAGCCAGACATCTCTGTATGATGATGCGGGGCGTGGAAAAACAAAACACCGTGGCCGTCACCAGCTCCATGCTGGGAGCGTTCCGCAGCCAGTCGCAGACCCGCGAGGAGTTTTTGAAATTGATTCGGCGGGGCAGCGTCGGCGACCCGGAGTGA
- a CDS encoding ABC-F family ATP-binding cassette domain-containing protein, with the protein MPMLQIESISKQYSTKVLLTEASAHLRPNSRVGLVGPNGAGKTTLFRMVLGEESPDKGSIRKRPRLRIGYLPQELETITGKTALDAAHRDEYPEHEAKRILMGLGFTEADFDRPVEKLSGGYRMRVALAHLLLSNPDVLMLDEPTNHLDKPTQRWFEQFLIQSGMTLLIISHDTAFLDRVVTHIWELRHHKIEEYRGNYSLFTKLKAERDSQLHASATRQSKEIARVQKFVDRFRYQANKASQVQSRLKQLEKVKRIEIQRDPKRVKFRFPLPSASGRQVLDLAGASKRYGEKVVYKTLDFSVERGQRVALVGENGAGKSTLLKMLSGVLAPDTGTRTVGHGVTLHYFAQHQAETLNPEHSVLESLEEVTKHAEMNFLRGIAGAFLFSGQDQKKPIKALSGGERNRVALARMLVEPANTLLLDEPTNHLDPASVDVLTDALAEFPGTIIFISHDPTFLTRIATRVVEIEDGKARNFIGDYEYYLWKKTQEFESIKETSEELEGASAPTSSGPTRAMAQQIQSKGKGGERRDLTKTQARLEKQVSRAETEIAEAETKIKARESELSDPKLYAEFDRWNLLHQEQDGWKRDLERLTARWESLSAELETVKQQLVAMG; encoded by the coding sequence GTGCCGATGCTCCAAATTGAATCGATCAGCAAGCAATATTCCACAAAGGTGCTGCTTACAGAGGCCTCTGCGCATCTTCGGCCGAACTCACGGGTCGGTCTCGTCGGCCCGAACGGGGCCGGCAAAACCACTCTCTTTCGCATGGTCCTCGGTGAAGAGTCACCGGACAAAGGCTCGATCCGCAAGCGACCACGGCTTCGTATCGGCTATCTCCCGCAAGAGCTGGAAACCATCACCGGCAAAACCGCGCTCGACGCCGCCCATCGCGACGAATACCCGGAACACGAGGCCAAACGCATCCTGATGGGGCTGGGGTTTACCGAAGCTGATTTCGATCGCCCCGTCGAAAAACTCTCCGGAGGCTACCGGATGCGGGTGGCACTGGCCCATCTGCTGCTCTCCAACCCCGACGTGTTGATGCTCGACGAGCCGACGAACCACTTGGATAAGCCGACGCAGCGGTGGTTCGAACAATTTCTGATCCAGTCCGGCATGACACTCCTGATCATCAGTCACGATACGGCATTTCTTGACCGCGTGGTCACCCACATCTGGGAACTCCGCCATCATAAAATCGAAGAGTACCGCGGCAACTATTCGCTCTTCACCAAGCTGAAGGCAGAACGAGATTCCCAGCTTCACGCCTCGGCGACCCGGCAGTCCAAAGAGATCGCCCGTGTTCAGAAATTCGTCGATCGTTTCCGGTATCAGGCCAATAAGGCCAGCCAGGTGCAATCACGGCTGAAGCAACTGGAAAAAGTGAAGCGGATTGAAATCCAGCGGGACCCGAAACGCGTCAAGTTCCGATTTCCTCTTCCCTCCGCCAGCGGCCGTCAAGTATTGGATCTTGCCGGAGCGAGCAAGCGTTACGGGGAAAAGGTCGTTTACAAGACACTCGATTTTTCCGTGGAGCGTGGGCAACGTGTCGCATTGGTCGGTGAAAACGGGGCCGGCAAGAGTACCCTTTTGAAGATGCTCTCCGGTGTGCTGGCTCCTGATACCGGCACCAGAACGGTCGGGCACGGAGTGACCTTGCACTACTTTGCCCAGCATCAGGCAGAAACGCTCAATCCCGAACACTCGGTCCTCGAGTCGCTCGAAGAGGTCACCAAACATGCGGAGATGAATTTTCTCCGGGGGATTGCCGGTGCGTTCTTGTTCTCCGGCCAGGATCAGAAGAAACCCATCAAAGCGTTGAGCGGCGGTGAACGGAACCGGGTCGCCCTCGCCCGCATGCTGGTGGAACCGGCCAATACCTTGTTGCTCGATGAGCCGACGAACCACCTGGATCCGGCCTCCGTCGATGTGCTCACTGATGCGTTGGCTGAATTCCCGGGAACGATCATCTTCATTTCGCATGATCCGACGTTTCTGACCCGCATCGCCACCCGCGTCGTTGAAATTGAAGACGGGAAAGCCCGAAACTTCATCGGGGACTACGAGTATTATCTCTGGAAAAAGACGCAAGAGTTTGAATCGATCAAGGAGACGAGCGAGGAACTCGAGGGTGCTTCAGCGCCCACGTCTTCCGGCCCGACTCGTGCGATGGCTCAACAGATTCAATCAAAGGGGAAAGGTGGGGAACGACGAGACTTGACCAAGACCCAAGCACGCCTGGAAAAACAAGTCTCCCGAGCAGAAACAGAAATTGCCGAGGCGGAAACCAAAATTAAAGCGCGCGAGTCCGAACTTTCCGATCCCAAACTCTACGCTGAGTTCGATCGTTGGAATCTGTTGCATCAGGAACAGGACGGATGGAAGCGGGACCTCGAGCGACTGACCGCTCGCTGGGAATCACTCTCGGCCGAACTCGAGACTGTGAAACAACAGCTGGTGGCGATGGGCTAG
- a CDS encoding (2Fe-2S)-binding protein yields MPRVTFLHQDGRSGEVDENVSLLDAAKELGFHLNHDCGGNASCTTCRVEVQMGQEHLSEIDFDEQDLLDREALTEPWHRLACQARVLGDVVVRVPEAKWEQPQRAASEARG; encoded by the coding sequence ATGCCACGAGTGACGTTTCTGCACCAGGACGGGCGAAGTGGAGAGGTTGATGAGAACGTCTCGCTGCTTGATGCCGCCAAGGAATTGGGATTCCACCTGAATCACGACTGCGGCGGGAACGCGTCCTGTACGACATGCCGGGTCGAGGTTCAGATGGGACAGGAGCATCTCTCGGAGATTGATTTCGACGAGCAAGACCTGCTAGATCGTGAAGCCTTGACGGAACCATGGCATCGTTTGGCTTGTCAGGCTCGGGTGTTGGGAGATGTTGTGGTGCGCGTGCCGGAAGCCAAATGGGAGCAACCACAGCGGGCGGCATCAGAGGCAAGGGGTTGA